One window of the Marmota flaviventris isolate mMarFla1 chromosome 2, mMarFla1.hap1, whole genome shotgun sequence genome contains the following:
- the Romo1 gene encoding reactive oxygen species modulator 1, producing MPVAVGPYGQSQPSCFDRVKMGFVMGCAVGMAAGALFGTFSCLRIGMRGRELMGGIGKTMMQSGGTFGTFMAIGMGIRC from the exons ATGCCGGTGGCCGTGGGTCCCTACGGGCAGTCCCAGCCAAGCTGCTTCGACCGCGTGAAGATGGGCTTTGTCATGGGTTGTGCCGTGGGCATGGCGGCCGGAGCGCTCTTTGGCACCTTTTCCTGTCTCAG GATCGGAATGCGGGGTCGGGAGCTGATGGGCGGCATTGGGAAAACTATGATGCAGAGTGGCGGCACATTTGGCACATTCATGGCCATCGGAATGGGCATACGATGCTAA